The proteins below come from a single Aspergillus oryzae RIB40 DNA, chromosome 5 genomic window:
- a CDS encoding putative GTP cyclohydrolase II (bifunctional GTP cyclohydrolase II/3, 4-dihydroxy-2butanone-4-phosphate synthase), which produces MTTDSPETTRADGTTVQAAPSPESHYSTHIVLTTYPGQSGIDPVPLNWGAKDAKSRGPVVVSRSGPLLKRRNAMGAHGGSYSIYNALAIAAGDLPPDFRPDFKNSEPTFNFPWQPAWADKDKIVSMDPYGHDIVNQFRDELNAGWDIRPTMAVTRANMKLAEIGEAVRDGQLDVDGSIVVDSSGEVRVTKVAVEPVWYLPGVADRFGVSEPILRRTLFEHTGGSYPELITRPDLKVFLPPIGGLTVYIFGPPERVSDENVKLALRIHDECNGSDVFQSDICTCRPYLAFGIREAIREAQNGGSGVVIYFRKEGRALGEVIKYLVYNARKRGGDTADKYFTRTENIAGVRDMRFQALMPDILHWLGIKKIDRMLSMSNMKHDAIVQSGIKILERVPIPEDMIPDDSRVEIDAKINAGYFTTGRQYTMEELAEVKGRGWEKWEDITVS; this is translated from the exons ATGACCACAGATAGCCCCGAAACGACTAGAGCTGACGGGACAACCGTCCAGGCCGCCCCTTCACCAGAATCTCACTATAGCACACACATTGTC TTGACCACCTATCCCGGGCAAAGCGGTATAGACCCCGTGCCCCTGAACTGGGGTGCAAAAGATGCCAAATCCCGTGGTCCAGTAGTGGTCTCGCGCAGCGGGCCATTGCTGAAACGACGCAATGCAATGGGCGCCCATGGCGGTAGCTACAGCATCTACAACGCCCTGGCCATCGCTGCGGGCGACCTCCCCCCTGACTTCCGTCCGGACTTTAAGAACAGTGAACCCACCTTTAATTTCCCCTGGCAGCCCGCCTGGGCCGACAAAGACAAGATCGTGTCAATGGACCCCTACGGTCACGATATCGTCAACCAATTCCGGGATGAGTTGAACGCCGGTTGGGACATTCGGCCTACCATGGCGGTGACCCGCGCTAATATGAAACTGGCGGAGATCGGGGAGGCAGTGCGAGACGGACAGCTTGACGTGGATGGTTCAATCGTGGTAGACTCCTCGGGTGAAGTCCGGGTGACGAAGGTCGCTGTCGAGCCGGTGTGGTATCTGCCTGGAGTTGCGGACCGATTCGGCGTCTCGGAACCTATCCTGCGTCGGACGCTCTTCGAACACACTGGTGGGAGCTATCCGGAGCTGATCACTCGACCGGATCTCAAGGTCTTCTTGCCGCCTATTGGTGGTTTGACGGTGTATATCTTTGGACCACCTGAGCGTGTGTCTGATGAGAACGTCAAACTAGCCTTGCGTATCCACGATGAGTGTAATGGAAGTGATGTCTTCCAGTCTGATATCTGTACATGCCGGCCATATCTGGCGTTCGGTATCCGGGAAGCGATCCGCGAAGCCCAGAACGGAGGCAGTGGAGTTGTTATCTATTTCCGAAAGGAAGGTCGTGCTCTGGGCGAGGTCATCAAGTACCTTGTGTACAACGCCCGCAAGCGTGGTGGTGACACGGCAGACAAGTACTTTACGCGGACTGAGAACATCGCTGGTGTGAGAGAT ATGCGCTTCCAAGCCCTCATGCCTGACATCCTCCATTGGCTCGGCATAAAGAAGATCGACCGCATGCTCTCCATGTCCAACATGAAACACGACGCGATCGTCCAATCGGGCATTAAGATCCTCGAACGAGTCCCTATCCCCGAAGATATGATCCCCGATGACTCGCGTGTCGAGATCGACGCAAAGATCAACGCCGGATATTTCACAACGGGACGACAATATACCATGGAAGAGCTGGCCGAGGTAAAGGGACGCGGGTGGGAGAAGTGGGAGGATATCACGGTAAGCTAG